From the Ipomoea triloba cultivar NCNSP0323 chromosome 8, ASM357664v1 genome, the window cttctatgttttaatGTTATCATGCATAGTAATCTTACCTGCAGAAGTTACTCCTTGATTATGTAGGCTGTTCGAAGGATGAAAAACTCCTCGTTGACCGCAGAAGAGATTGCACGGATTGAGGAAGTATGCTTGTAAAGTAACTTTTAAATCCATAATTACACTATTTTGCCCAAGCTGTCTAATCTTAATTGCCTAAATCATTCAGGGTTTGAGAGTGTTTAAACTTGACTGGATGTCAGTGTGGAAGTTCATTGTTCCATATAGAGATCCTTCTCTGTTACCTCGGCAATGGCGTATTGCTATTGGAACTCAGAAGTCATACAGATCAGATGCAAATAAAAAGGAAAGGCGACGCTTATATGAATCACAAAGAAGAAAGTCCAAGGCTGCAGCTTTGGCAAGTTTGCACTCTTCATCAGAAAAAATGGTATAGTTTTTCTTCTATATTAGTTCGCATGGCTGAACTAACATTTCCCACCTGATTGGCtgctttatattattaaaattagtaCAATCAGATATGAAGTCATATAGTCCtcagaaatatatataattttttatggtCTTTAGCTTTTATGTATTCAATAATTGTTTCTGATTCtttcaaaaaacttattaaGTCTCAATCtcatattttgaatttaatagtGTAAATGTATAACAAAGTACCACGTCGGCTAAACAAATATAGTATTGTGTGTATGCCTATTTTTGGTGAGAGAAGAGGGATTCCTTTCATGAGTAATGGACTCATGGTACTATCTTATCTTAAAATGAGTTGGACTTTATTTTGTAGGATAATGGCATTGGTAAAAATGTTGAAGACATGAATAGTGCGAATGATTGTACGGATAAAGATGATGAAGCTTTTGTTCACGAGGCATTTTTGGCAGATTCAAGGGCTGGTGTCTCAGTCATCTCGGCAACTAATCCTATTCCAAATCTAGCAGATGAAAGTCGTCCTTTTCCACCAGAAATGGGTGGCTCTCAAGTTGGAGAGAGAATAAATGAAAGTGGCTGTAGAGACCCTCTACCCCAAATCAACCAGTTTCCTATTTCTTTAAAGTACTGCTGTTGTATAATCCCTCTCTTATGAGGCTGCTCATTTTACATTCTCCATTGAACCATGATTCATATCTGATTTCAGGTCATCCAATACTGAGGTGTTTATGCGGCCATATCGAGCCAGAAAAAGTAGCACTGCACGCGTAGTGAAATTAGCCCCACAGCTGCCTCCTGTTAATCTTCCACCAACTGCTCGTGTTATGTCACAGTCAGCATTTAAAAGCTACCAAGGTGTAGTCTGTACAAAGGTTTCTGGTGCTAAAGCTTGTCAGGATGTAAATGCCACAACAGATAATGGGGATCTGCAAGTTGCAAGTGCTGCAAAGACAGGACTCAATTGTTCAAGAAGAGATGTGGAAGTCAGGAGTATCACTGCTGAAAGCAATACTAGCACACGGCATCATGACGATGAGTCTGAAGTCCTCAGGGATAGACAAGTGGTGGAAGAAAAGGATGGCCCAGATCTTCAGATGCATCCACTACTTTTTCGGGCTCCAGAAGATGGTCAATTGCTATATTATCCATTGAATTCTGGTCCTAATGCATATAGTTCATTCAACTTTTTTCCAGGCAGTCCACCCCAGCTAAATCTGAGTCTCTATCGCCAAACAAACCGTGGTTTTAACTTCTTTAACAAGGCTTTGAAACCCAAGGGAAAAGCTTCTACATCATGTGGTCTTGGCTTTCATCCACTTCTACAAAGAGCTGCTGATGCAAATTGTGTCTCAGAAACTGCAAACTCTGTTGCCCAACCCTCTACTTATTCAGAACTACCAAGGGAAAGACTTGCCCAACCTCCAAGCTCATTAGATGCCTCTCGAACCGAGTCATGTATGAATAATAGTTTAGTTGCTGCACATCTTAAACCCACTAGTCCTATTGGAAATTATAGTGAACCCGATCTTGAAATGCACTTGAGTCTTACATCCAGAAAACAGAAAGCTCTAGAAAGATGTGTGACTGATCACGATGTTGGAAGATCATCGAGAAGTATTTCGGAGACTGAAGTGAGGTCTCCAAATACAAGTACTTTAAACAGAATGAGCAGTAATCTTGGTTCAAGTGCTCAAGCATTGGCCGTATCCAATGAAAAGGATATTGGAAACAACGTTGATGACATATCAGGCCAGTCTCTTCCAGGAATTGTGATGGAGCAGGAAGAGCTGAGTGACtctgaggaagaagaagaagaaaatgtggAGTTTGAATGCGAGGAGATGGCAGATTCAGAGGGAGAGATATCTCATTCTGAGCAGATCACTGGTGGACAAATTGAGGTACCTTTCCATTATTTCTTCAGCATTTTGAACAGCTCAATATTGGACGAAGTACcttttttattcttgtttttattttttttatctgtaATATTGTTTAGAAATACCTTCAAGTATATTATCTTGCGGCAATTTGTATGGCAGCCTATTGCAGTAATAGTTATTTCCTTgatggcttttttttttgttggtttaatGGTCCAACAAATTTTATCAGGAGGCGGACAGAGTTGGTAGTGATGAAGACTCTGACGATCATGTACCAGTCAGACGTGgaatttcaaaagagaattCTTCTAACCCCTCTCAGTTGGTAttgagagatagagagagatatagGCAGCCCAATTCCTTGTGCTTGAATTTGAATTCATTTCCACTTGCCTCACCTCCATCAAAGCTCAAGGATACTACTAGTGGTTCTGTTGGCAAAACGCAAAAGCCTGCTGGTTCTAAAAGGTCTGGAGTGAATGTTATTGACGATGAGAATAGTGCGAAAATAGAGAAGCCTGCTGCAAACATTATTCTAGAAGAGTTGAATTTGGGTTGTTTGGCTTCCTCACTCAGGAAACCAAGAAAACGTGTACGTAGATCAGATTCTATTCCCAATACTGGAGGATCTAAAAAAGGAATGCCAAGTTTGAATTCGGGCATCAGCATAGAAAGCTCAATGAAGGTGAAATCGATTGAttgattctctctctctctcggaCAAGCTCGGAGTATTGGGTGGGGTTAAGGAATAACGAATACAAGCCAAGCTGAGATGGTGGGGCAGGGATGAGCCAAGAAAATTGGTTGGTGAAAGCAATTCTGAGGGAGCATGCCAAGAAAAGCCCAAACATTTTGTTGATTTCAGGATATGCACAAGTAATGTGGAACCAATAAAAGGTAAACTAATTATGCGTGCTGATGCTCCCTCCTTCACAGGGACTGTTAGTTTGTAAAGTTTGCAGGCCCTGGGCTCGCCAAACGCGACACATTCAACTCAGTTGTTGAATAGATAAATGCGGCCCCGCAGTGAAATCCCGTCTGTACAAAAGCATgagttttgatttttgattaggaaaaggaaaaggaaaatgatgagAATTTCTTGGAGAAAAGAGGGAATACACATCGTAGGCATCTCCATTGTGTAGAAACAACAAAGATCCTGCAAAGGTTTTCTGCGTAAGCAAAAGTTATGTTCTTGCTAAGGGATCATctgaacacttttttttttttaaaggtgttATCATCAATCAGTGCCGGTCACCGGCTCACCGCCACCTTCCGGCCAggcatatttactattttttggaattgggatttaaaaaaaagaaaaaaggaaaaaagagcagaGGCTAtcattaatttgatttatttatatatgtaaaagaaaaaagaaaaagagaatagAAATCTCAATCAACCCTTTATTTTAATagatattacatatatatgaatttaaaattactGAGCGCTATGGCCATCACAATTCACAAGCAGTGGCAGCTAAGGAGATGCCATTGTTACAAATGTTTGCAAATGCTCTCATGTGCTTCCTTCCATATTCTCCCAATGCCCCACAGTACAGTGTTCCTCAAATATCTTCACCTGCCAATTAATTGAagacataaatatttattgaaaCCAATTCAACCACatttagcttaattattaattatataattagagGTGAGATAATGGATGAACCCATATGTACATACCTTCTCCCAGATGAACACCCCCTGCAGGCATGGGCATGGTGGCAGTGGGAGTTTAGAATCAGCTGGAACATATCCTTGGTACTTTGAAAGCTTGtccttgaattgctttcttatATCCATGTTTCCATATATCCTTGGTACTTTGAAAGCTAAGCTgggtataatataatatatgctcAGCTCATGAATTGAAGAGTATAGCAaatgctcatatatatatatatatatatatgcaaaaagGTTAGCTGTTGCTGGAAACAGCTGCGGGCTAATCAAAGTcgcaataatataatattcctaGTAGCTAGATATAGTTTATGGTTCGCATTTCCTAGGCTTTTATCTATGTGCTTAATTCAAGAAATTAAATTCTAGTGTTTGTTAGCTGATTATAAATTAgcttagctgatagctgattacatgcgaaatcactttctcaaaaagttttttgaaaaagctactttgaacatatttttatattttagcattttagagcaataagttatttcaaaaagctaattaatcaaacacttataatAATGAgtgtttaaccaaatcaaattttttgcaaaaagctagctaatagtggttaaataagataaaattaactgataagctaactacatggctattgttttttgtttttgtgggTATCCTAAGGCCTTCCTCAGTGGAGattttggtgtggtttttgtacgtgtgattaagaaagagaaaatgaggaaaaaaaaaaacaaaacaaaaaactgaataaaaaaatagaaaaaaaaagtaattaagtgTACGCGCCTGCATGCTTGGGCTTGAGATTTGCACCTCATGCACGTGAGACGCAAATCTTCTCCTACAGTGGGCCTTCATTACTTGCCAAAATCTCCAAATTTACAAGAGAAAAATACCCAAAGTCGATCCCTTGACATTCGTAGAAAACTTATCCTTAACATTTTACTATTTCAAAATCGCTCAAAACCCACAAATGGGGATGGCGTAAACGTACGTTTTCTTAGCATAGTGAAAGCTTTGTTTTTTTACCAACTGATTTGATGAACTTCTCAAAGTGCGTGCGTGGGGTttactttcattgtcaattaACCTTTTTATTTCAACTAATTAATGGAATTTGATTTGTGAAAGTTATGCGGTTACGGTAAGGACACAACACATTGTGTACATTTTCCACCTGTTaggaatatattatttgtattctgACTCTAgtttatgttatttattatgTGTCTTGCACTGTTTGTTATTCAATTGAAcatttaacaatatttcaaatcctcatctggtatcagtagtCTCCAGGACTCTTCTTTCATGGCAGGTCAGGGAAACAACGATGGTTCTATTCAGGCCTCCTCTGAACGGACTGTTTCGGACTTCGCGTCTTCCCCCGTTTTCCCTACCAGTTCCTTATCGTCTGCCCACCACTATGTTTCGATCAAATTGACGAatgacaatttttttgttttggcgaaCTCAACTGACGCCGTTTTTGCGTGGGCAGAGTCTTCTCGGGTTTGTCGATGACACATTCCCGTGCCCAGTGCCGGCGGCTCCGTCGACTGATGCAACACTGGCAGCCCCATCGACTGGTGCagctagggatggcaatgtgccccgtccccgacggggaTCCCCGTCCCTGTCGGGGATGGAGACGGGGATGGGGAAATTTTGcggggatcggggacggggacggggagtttTTGGAATTCCtcgccggggacggggacggggacggggatacccctccccgccctgccccgtccccgaattaattttttttttaaaaaaattatatatatattatactcttTATTAATTACAGAGTATTATACTGTTTGTGTATTGTTGATTTAGTTGATTAAAATCCAATTTTAATCCAATTCCTCCAATTTATACTGCTTATACTGTTTGTGTACTGTTCCGGACGACCTCCCATTTTAATCTTGATTtagttgattaaataatttttatattgttcTAATTTTATACTGTTTTACCTTTGTATTCTTTATAAGTGATTTTAGTGAAAGTGAAGGTACTTGAATTCATTAAGTTTGGTGAAGAATGAGGCAATTGTTTCAACCATACTGGCCTCTTCTTGTTAGCTTTCTCTCAATATGCAAAgaaacaataatttaattttaccgtaatatgattgtgtcaagcatTTTATTAAACCCTACAGGACAAAGCACCataattttaatgtatataaTCTGTGTATacattgttaattttaattataatatgtgtttttttgttaatatgtattgttaattttaattaaaattgttattttttattaatttttaaaaaaattgtactaaaataACATTTTGACTAGGAGTTGACCGGGGATGGGGATTCCCCGTCCTCGCCAaattccccgcggggacggggatgagGAATTTTTCCCcttccccgccggggacggggacggggtcAGGgtggcggggacggggacggggatacccctccccgcccccGCCCTGCCCCGTTGCCATTCCTAGGTGCATCACCGGCGACGGCATCGACGACAAATAGCGGGGTGGAGTCGGCGGCGTTGGCTACTGCTCGTGTTGCGTGGCTCCGTCAAGATCAAGCCGTCCTCTCGCTTCTAATTTCCTCGCTGTCGGAGGAGACACTGCCGCTTGCTATTGGCCGTTCCACTTCACGACAGCTTTGGTTGGCAATCGAGCAGACTCTCGGCTCGTCGACCAGGGCTCGCATCTTGCGTCTTCTCAGCCAGCTGCAGTCTCTCCGGCAAGGCGACTCCTCCGTTTCGGATTATCTTGGCCGGGCTCGTATTCTGGTCGAAGGTTTGGCTCTCGCCGGTCATGCAGTTTCCACCAACGATCAGAACCTATATGTGTTTCGCGGATTGCGGCCTGAGTACAGACCGCTGGTTGCGCCATTGACGAGAGGGGCGCCGATCTCGTTGACGGAGCTGTCCGATTATTTGACGTCGCAGGAATTCATTTGTGCTGATGACGCCACGGATCAACTACCGGTGGCAATGGCGGCTCGTCGTGGTGGTCGCGGCGGTTATCAGTCCAGCCATCAGCAGCATCCGCGCGGGCAGCAGCAGTAGAATCGTGGTTATGGTGGCTCTGGCGGTGGCCGTGGACGCTGGAGCAGAGGTCGCGGTCGCGCCTCTAGCGGCGGTCGCGGGCAGCAGTCTCAGTCGCAAGTCCGGTGCCAAATCTGTGGTGTTGCCGGTTACACAACTTTGAGTTGCTACAGGCGCTATGCTACTGGTTCGGACCCGCAGGCACACGTGGCTTATCCTTCTTCCGATTTGTCGTCTGTTGGTTCACATCAGTGGTTCCCGGACACCGGTGCGACCAATCATGCCACTCCCGATGTTTTGGCCTTATCTTTTGCTGCTGGTTATGATGGCCCGGATGTTCTCCGAGTCGGCGATGGCACAGTTATGCCTATTGTTAATGTTGGTTCTGCTTTGTTAGCCACTGTCTCTAGGTCACTTAAATTGTCTAATGTGTTGCATGTTCCGGGGTTGTCTTCCTCGTTATTGTCCGTTCAACGTTTAGCTCGTGATAATGCTATGTTCTTTGAGTTTCACCCGACCtattttcttgtgaaggatctGTCAACTAAGGAAACCACTTTTAGAGGGGGTACTTCGGGTGGTCTATACTCTTGGCCTGTCACTAGTCGTGGTCCTACCGCTTTCGTGGCTGCGCGTTCGTCTCCTGATATTTGGCACAAGCGGCTCGGTCATCCGCACTTGCGTGTTTTGCGTCAAATTTTACCTTCATGTTCTGTTAGTTCGGTTAGGTCTAGTGATTTTTCTGGTATTTGTTCGGCTAGCCAATTAGGCAAGTCTTCTCGCTTTCCTTTACCTCGTGTTGGTCAATCTAGCTCTCATGTATTGGAATTAATATATACCGATATTTGGGGCCCTGcgcctttaatttcttttggtGGTTTCCGTTATTTTGTCTTGTTTGTGGATGATTACACGCGTTTTACTTGGCTTTATCCTATGCGTGTAAAAACGGATTTGTATTCTATCTTTGACAAGTTTCGGTCACTAGTTGAGCGCTCGTTTTCTCGTAAAATTGTGTCTCTgcaatctgatttagggggaGAGTATAAGAAGCTTCACACGACTTTATCTGCTCTTGGGATTCGTCACAGGCAATCCTGTGCGTATACTCATGAGCAGAATGGTCGCGTTGAGCGTAGGCACAGGCATGTTGTTGAGACAGGCTTGGCGTTAATGGCCCAGGCTTCGGTTCCTACTCGTTTTTGGGGCTTTGCTTTTGAGACAGCTGTTTATCTGATTAATCGTATGCCTACTCGTGTGTTAGACAATGACTCGCCACATTTTCGTTTACACCGTTCTCCTCCCTCTTATTCCTTCTTACGTGTTTTTGGTTGTCTCTGTTTTCCACTTTTACGGCCTTACAATCGTAATAAGCTTCAGTTTCGCTCTACTCCATGTGTGTTTCTCGGGTATCATGACTCGTTTCGTGGCTATCGTTGTATAGATCTCAACACTAACAAGGTTTTTATCTGTCGCCATGTGCGATTCGATGAGGCTGTTTTTCCTTTTGCTGCTTCTGATTCTTTGCAGGCTCCTTTACCAGTCGCTGTTCCTTGGGgtaggggtgagcaaacggtcggtcggttacataaccgaccgaaaaaccgaaaaaccgaaaaaCCGACTGTGATTTTTGACGACCATAACCGACTGAATGAAATActataaccgaccgaaaaccgaccgtcgattttcggtcggttatcaAATAACCGAAAGTACacatatattcaacaattaatagatatgctattatatatttatatatcaattggCAGAATGAgtttaaaatattcatttacctgcttaacaataaatattaacagtatatactaaatatattaactaaataaaatattaacaataaatcaataaatattaactaaataacatattaacagcaaatcaataataacatattaatagAATTGCAgtaaataatttgttaattaaaaaatgtgaGTTATGGAACACAGTACGTAATAACATAGTAACGGtaaatgatttattaattttataaaaaactACCTACTTAatgccttatatatatatatatatatatatatatatgatttattaattttataaaaaactACCTACTTAatgccttatatatatatatatatatatatatatatatatatatatatatatatatNtatatatatatatatatatatatatatatatatatgtccttaatcaggtgagaaccatgtcccaggtgagaacgtaaggacaaatccaaaccattgatctagtagatctaacggttgaaataaacaaaattttataatatttataaaaatgaccccgctcattttaaaagtttataatatttatgaaaatgaccccgctcattttttactttatttctcatccgtcagatcttgcagatcaatggtttggatctgtcctcacgttctcacttgggggcatagttctcatatgattaggattatatatatatatatatgtcggTTATCGGTCATCGACCGATAACCGACCCCAAAAACCGTTAAAAAACTGAAAAACCGATTTTTTTAGAATATTGAAAATCGAAACCGACCGATAACTGATTTTTTCGGTCAGTTCGGttatcggtcggttaac encodes:
- the LOC116027494 gene encoding uncharacterized protein LOC116027494 isoform X2, which produces MSSCSAAPSIEFKDSNQQNLNHAVGNSSNNGKGTQENEHKDDAPNANYNGTEYEEDDEEEDVDFNPFQREVICPEASSSLSSEVEGLDADVADSGDNVSEVLKGYDGANSLGLPQNCLAGDTEHGEEIVMQTEASSGKLMEKQTVSIPQTENETVNIKKNVSNRGTDCIQELAPKESTTGANSKMAIMDRDDEDAICRRTRARYSLAGFTLDELETFLQETDDEDDIQNADDEEEYRKFLAAVLQGVDGSSTNAQENENVDDEDEDNDADFELEIEEALESDLDENVKDDIVEEYEAVDQRPKTRLSRRQKTFVEHKKKVAGESSRPLRPLLPYSPIASYSALAGKGLVPRLATHCLRPVNDGFINGFTPYQIGQLHCLIHEHVQLLIQIFSICVLDPVRRDIASDIQKLISEMLCKRDEVLAQGRVPYPQFCFFPQHIHPSVAGEAPDVLPGQSTHGFSSASDMQKDFSSVQPSNRTSPSTGQVGYASNEQEGCLRTPEGSSWMPYLGDPTLSVLDVAPLKLVRKFMDDVLSVAQEYQRQPLGATNDVRAEKIPLFPACNIQQFAETDCHTPSSSSVDLTSSSNVQIAKKTLAASLVERAKKESIALVPKKIAKLALQFYPLFNPTLYPHKAPPAAVVNRVLFTDAEDKLLALGLMEYNTDWKAIQQRFLPCKSKHQIFIRQKNRSSAKAPENPIKAVRRMKNSSLTAEEIARIEEGLRVFKLDWMSVWKFIVPYRDPSLLPRQWRIAIGTQKSYRSDANKKERRRLYESQRRKSKAAALASLHSSSEKMDNGIGKNVEDMNSANDCTDKDDEAFVHEAFLADSRAGVSVISATNPIPNLADESRPFPPEMGGSQVGERINESGCRDPLPQINQFPISLKSSNTEVFMRPYRARKSSTARVVKLAPQLPPVNLPPTARVMSQSAFKSYQGVVCTKVSGAKACQDVNATTDNGDLQVASAAKTGLNCSRRDVEVRSITAESNTSTRHHDDESEVLRDRQVVEEKDGPDLQMHPLLFRAPEDGQLLYYPLNSGPNAYSSFNFFPGSPPQLNLSLYRQTNRGFNFFNKALKPKGKASTSCGLGFHPLLQRAADANCVSETANSVAQPSTYSELPRERLAQPPSSLDASRTESCMNNSLVAAHLKPTSPIGNYSEPDLEMHLSLTSRKQKALERCVTDHDVGRSSRSISETEVRSPNTSTLNRMSSNLGSSAQALAVSNEKDIGNNVDDISGQSLPGIVMEQEELSDSEEEEEENVEFECEEMADSEGEISHSEQITGGQIEEADRVGSDEDSDDHVPVRRGISKENSSNPSQLVLRDRERYRQPNSLCLNLNSFPLASPPSKLKDTTSGSVGKTQKPAGSKRSGVNVIDDENSAKIEKPAANIILEELNLGCLASSLRKPRKRVRRSDSIPNTGGSKKGMPSLNSGISIESSMKVKSID
- the LOC116027494 gene encoding uncharacterized protein LOC116027494 isoform X1; this translates as MPRNPECFEGFEWQAAPSIEFKDSNQQNLNHAVGNSSNNGKGTQENEHKDDAPNANYNGTEYEEDDEEEDVDFNPFQREVICPEASSSLSSEVEGLDADVADSGDNVSEVLKGYDGANSLGLPQNCLAGDTEHGEEIVMQTEASSGKLMEKQTVSIPQTENETVNIKKNVSNRGTDCIQELAPKESTTGANSKMAIMDRDDEDAICRRTRARYSLAGFTLDELETFLQETDDEDDIQNADDEEEYRKFLAAVLQGVDGSSTNAQENENVDDEDEDNDADFELEIEEALESDLDENVKDDIVEEYEAVDQRPKTRLSRRQKTFVEHKKKVAGESSRPLRPLLPYSPIASYSALAGKGLVPRLATHCLRPVNDGFINGFTPYQIGQLHCLIHEHVQLLIQIFSICVLDPVRRDIASDIQKLISEMLCKRDEVLAQGRVPYPQFCFFPQHIHPSVAGEAPDVLPGQSTHGFSSASDMQKDFSSVQPSNRTSPSTGQVGYASNEQEGCLRTPEGSSWMPYLGDPTLSVLDVAPLKLVRKFMDDVLSVAQEYQRQPLGATNDVRAEKIPLFPACNIQQFAETDCHTPSSSSVDLTSSSNVQIAKKTLAASLVERAKKESIALVPKKIAKLALQFYPLFNPTLYPHKAPPAAVVNRVLFTDAEDKLLALGLMEYNTDWKAIQQRFLPCKSKHQIFIRQKNRSSAKAPENPIKAVRRMKNSSLTAEEIARIEEGLRVFKLDWMSVWKFIVPYRDPSLLPRQWRIAIGTQKSYRSDANKKERRRLYESQRRKSKAAALASLHSSSEKMDNGIGKNVEDMNSANDCTDKDDEAFVHEAFLADSRAGVSVISATNPIPNLADESRPFPPEMGGSQVGERINESGCRDPLPQINQFPISLKSSNTEVFMRPYRARKSSTARVVKLAPQLPPVNLPPTARVMSQSAFKSYQGVVCTKVSGAKACQDVNATTDNGDLQVASAAKTGLNCSRRDVEVRSITAESNTSTRHHDDESEVLRDRQVVEEKDGPDLQMHPLLFRAPEDGQLLYYPLNSGPNAYSSFNFFPGSPPQLNLSLYRQTNRGFNFFNKALKPKGKASTSCGLGFHPLLQRAADANCVSETANSVAQPSTYSELPRERLAQPPSSLDASRTESCMNNSLVAAHLKPTSPIGNYSEPDLEMHLSLTSRKQKALERCVTDHDVGRSSRSISETEVRSPNTSTLNRMSSNLGSSAQALAVSNEKDIGNNVDDISGQSLPGIVMEQEELSDSEEEEEENVEFECEEMADSEGEISHSEQITGGQIEEADRVGSDEDSDDHVPVRRGISKENSSNPSQLVLRDRERYRQPNSLCLNLNSFPLASPPSKLKDTTSGSVGKTQKPAGSKRSGVNVIDDENSAKIEKPAANIILEELNLGCLASSLRKPRKRVRRSDSIPNTGGSKKGMPSLNSGISIESSMKVKSID